From Candidatus Pedobacter colombiensis, one genomic window encodes:
- a CDS encoding glycosyltransferase — translation MNRKVLIISPYFAPSNAADTHRIRMSLPYFAQNGWDAEVVIVNQEHSELMKDELLMQSIPAGIKIHTVTAFNKKWTSKLGLGSLALRSIWFYKQKVDQLLKAQQYDLIYFSTTQFPLCILGAYWKKRFGIPYVIDMQDPWHSDYYQNKPKHHQPPKYWFSYRLNKYMEPLAMKYVDGLISVSAAYLSTLQNRYARIASIPSAMITFGVLETDFVIAKSNKHQFKELLNPGKVNILYVGRGGADMQTAISLVFEALQKGLQQEPSLFNQLHFYFIGTSYAPSGQGVSTILPIAKTYQVQDHVTEITDRISFYHTLLSLQQADALFIPGSDDPQYTASKIYPYLLSKKPLLAIFHQNSSAIDIINECTTNTALIKFSDEGIHSKLTGILSDWANLSLAPLKLTEHIKKYSAAHITLQQTELFNRVIHQQ, via the coding sequence TTGAACCGAAAAGTCCTTATCATTTCGCCTTACTTTGCCCCCTCCAATGCCGCAGATACACATCGGATACGAATGAGCTTGCCTTATTTTGCACAAAACGGCTGGGACGCGGAAGTCGTTATCGTGAACCAGGAGCATTCGGAACTGATGAAAGATGAATTGCTAATGCAAAGCATTCCTGCAGGTATCAAAATTCATACGGTAACAGCTTTTAATAAAAAATGGACCTCCAAATTGGGTTTAGGAAGTCTGGCTTTAAGGTCAATATGGTTCTACAAACAAAAGGTCGATCAATTACTCAAAGCGCAGCAATACGACCTGATCTATTTTTCAACAACCCAATTTCCGCTTTGCATTTTAGGCGCCTACTGGAAGAAACGTTTTGGAATTCCTTATGTGATCGATATGCAGGACCCCTGGCATTCTGACTATTACCAAAATAAGCCCAAACACCATCAACCTCCTAAATATTGGTTTTCCTATCGCTTAAACAAGTACATGGAACCACTGGCTATGAAATATGTGGATGGCCTGATTAGTGTTTCCGCAGCTTACCTCAGTACTTTACAAAACCGCTATGCCCGTATTGCCAGCATTCCTTCTGCAATGATTACATTCGGGGTGCTTGAAACAGATTTTGTGATCGCAAAATCCAATAAGCATCAATTTAAAGAACTGCTGAACCCCGGAAAAGTTAACATTCTGTACGTCGGGCGTGGAGGAGCAGATATGCAAACTGCAATAAGCCTGGTGTTTGAAGCTTTACAAAAAGGCTTACAGCAAGAGCCCAGCTTGTTTAACCAGCTTCATTTTTACTTTATTGGAACCAGTTATGCACCTTCCGGACAAGGCGTATCCACGATATTGCCTATCGCTAAAACATACCAGGTCCAGGATCATGTGACAGAAATCACCGATAGAATCAGTTTTTACCATACCTTGCTCAGTCTTCAGCAGGCAGATGCGCTGTTTATCCCAGGTTCCGACGATCCGCAATATACGGCTTCGAAGATATATCCATATCTGCTCAGCAAAAAGCCACTATTGGCCATATTTCATCAAAATTCCAGCGCTATTGATATTATCAATGAGTGCACAACCAATACCGCTTTAATTAAATTTTCTGATGAGGGCATCCACAGCAAATTGACCGGGATTTTAAGCGACTGGGCAAACCTGTCTTTAGCGCCACTTAAGCTTACGGAACACATAAAAAAATATAGCGCAGCCCACATCACTTTGCAGCAAACCGAGTTGTTTAACAGGGTTATCCATCAACAGTGA
- a CDS encoding glycosyltransferase family 4 protein: MKIAITADPQIPVPPVYYGGIERIIHLLVTELCNQGHEVTLFAHSDSKVCAKLIGYPSPGGNGRIDHLQNSWTINKTILSKKFDLIHSFGRLSYLLPMLPLSIPKLMSYQREPTISQIKKATYLSQKNSLWFTGCSNYITDKIKPHAPAYAIYNAVEMNKYIPQFELPANAPLVFLGRIEPIKGTHIAIQAAIKTGKTLVIAGNISPEHQDYFDQKIKPFLNASITYIGPVNDHQKNELLRNSSALLMPIEWDEPFGIVMAEALACGTPVIGFKRGAVPEIVKHGINGFICSTVDEMAVFINRLPEINRIAVRMDAEARFSSEVMVSQYLKIYANLINYKRSAFLKP; encoded by the coding sequence TTGAAAATAGCCATCACCGCTGACCCTCAAATTCCAGTACCTCCGGTTTATTATGGTGGTATAGAACGAATAATACACCTCTTAGTAACTGAACTTTGCAATCAGGGGCATGAGGTTACCCTATTTGCACATTCCGATTCAAAAGTGTGCGCCAAATTGATTGGTTACCCAAGTCCAGGCGGTAATGGCAGAATTGATCATCTACAAAACAGCTGGACTATTAACAAAACAATACTCAGCAAGAAGTTCGACCTGATCCACAGCTTTGGGAGGCTGAGTTACCTATTACCGATGTTACCCTTAAGCATCCCCAAACTCATGAGCTACCAACGTGAGCCAACCATTAGCCAGATCAAAAAAGCGACTTATCTTTCTCAAAAAAACAGCTTATGGTTTACCGGCTGCAGCAATTATATTACTGATAAAATTAAGCCACATGCACCTGCTTATGCCATATACAATGCAGTGGAAATGAACAAGTACATTCCGCAGTTTGAATTACCTGCAAATGCACCATTGGTATTTTTAGGCCGTATCGAGCCCATCAAAGGCACACATATCGCCATTCAAGCCGCCATAAAGACTGGTAAAACGCTGGTGATTGCGGGCAATATCTCCCCTGAACATCAGGATTACTTTGATCAAAAAATAAAACCATTTTTAAATGCATCCATCACTTATATCGGCCCCGTCAATGATCATCAAAAAAACGAGCTACTTAGAAATTCGTCAGCTTTATTAATGCCCATTGAATGGGATGAACCTTTCGGAATCGTTATGGCAGAGGCTTTAGCTTGTGGAACACCTGTAATAGGCTTTAAAAGAGGCGCTGTGCCCGAAATCGTAAAACATGGGATAAATGGCTTCATCTGTTCCACAGTAGATGAAATGGCAGTTTTTATCAACCGGCTACCCGAAATAAACAGGATAGCAGTCAGGATGGATGCAGAGGCTCGTTTTTCGTCCGAAGTTATGGTTAGCCAATACCTAAAAATTTATGCAAATCTTATTAATTACAAGCGGTCAGCCTTCCTTAAACCCTAG
- a CDS encoding glycosyltransferase family A protein — MPVYNAASYIKDSIQSLLVQTYTKWELIVVNDGSTDGTDLILSAFIDERIKVFHQKNKGQSAAANQAFNLSQGDYIKFFDADDLLSPKFLASQVNRITKNPDCIVSAQWGRFYDDNINTFKLNPEPVWMDMPPDEWLVTAWMNAQPMMQCALWLIPRNTLRLSGLWDEKLSLINDFEFFTRVLLNSKKVLFEPEATLYYRSGLTGSISGAKTRAAYESAFYAIKGACDRLLNYRNDTKAQLACSNIWQNFIYEIYPKHTDLITSAKTNIGQLIKPTLSYPCGGCTKIAKQLIGWKATKRLKNKIENSHHR; from the coding sequence ATGCCCGTGTATAATGCGGCCAGCTACATTAAAGATTCCATACAATCCCTATTGGTTCAGACTTATACCAAATGGGAGTTAATTGTTGTAAATGACGGCTCTACAGATGGTACAGACCTAATCCTTAGCGCATTTATAGATGAAAGAATAAAAGTATTTCATCAAAAAAACAAAGGTCAGAGTGCAGCTGCCAACCAGGCCTTTAACCTATCACAGGGTGACTATATAAAGTTCTTTGATGCAGATGATCTATTGTCGCCAAAATTTTTAGCGTCACAGGTTAACCGGATAACAAAAAATCCGGACTGTATAGTTTCAGCACAATGGGGACGTTTCTACGATGACAATATCAACACTTTTAAATTAAATCCTGAACCAGTCTGGATGGATATGCCACCCGACGAATGGCTGGTGACGGCCTGGATGAATGCACAACCCATGATGCAATGTGCTTTATGGCTAATCCCACGAAATACATTGCGCTTGTCGGGATTATGGGATGAAAAATTATCCTTGATTAATGATTTTGAGTTTTTCACCAGGGTATTGCTCAACAGTAAAAAGGTATTATTTGAGCCTGAAGCCACACTATATTACAGATCAGGCTTAACAGGGAGCATATCAGGGGCTAAGACAAGAGCTGCCTACGAATCCGCTTTTTATGCGATAAAGGGTGCCTGCGACAGGCTCTTAAATTACAGAAACGATACTAAAGCACAACTGGCCTGTTCAAACATCTGGCAAAACTTTATCTATGAGATTTACCCCAAGCATACTGATTTAATTACGAGTGCCAAAACAAACATAGGCCAATTGATAAAACCAACCCTTAGCTATCCTTGCGGGGGATGTACCAAAATAGCTAAGCAATTAATTGGCTGGAAGGCCACCAAAAGATTAAAAAATAAAATTGAAAATAGCCATCACCGCTGA